A single genomic interval of Eriocheir sinensis breed Jianghai 21 chromosome 33, ASM2467909v1, whole genome shotgun sequence harbors:
- the LOC127006609 gene encoding uncharacterized protein LOC127006609 → MEDEGDYEVDYEVDDTVELPATLELRQEPEYEPEPEQEPEPEQEREPELEFEGEQEAEEPETELDIAQQLEELELKHHKATKKRFGSSWKRPPTFVYPSNFGFGVNMYQSMIDYLDKKDNGERVNKDDVHLPLLEERCLRQYEADRPFRWYDNHDIDQYIHKGEKIRTQIRQNDAVGVGNVLRRTHTNWSMTRKWMQLLKTSHVLDYRNAHKDEFDALARRAPSRGGSPFYPSHTPGPLKATAYLSPTLKPKTSSLDDLASGLASVLLSMVQSRMEQEQMVASRRSRLREIDDRFDNTLDEIYSQMRRIGSRPEPPPVRQQLDLNDLDVSARNKIRRAEELRDMQDYVNELTSLNSARNTLRENMRTSAVDRDILDLDSRLENMRNLQQSERMKHVSSDYEIDLLRAEIAARRGSTTPASALQADSSYGLPPRGGSRPLYNRPVQLSAIDHLSCRPREIFNRDDVISDVSARVLKRAGEVGGEPTDEQRRINSRARFVNLTRRRPNTGDVELTGPSSRVERNIDHMARSLASRGTCQRRYDVDDEMELPYQGPFPTTRIDPGDFSVSRLLERPQSPSVKVRAANSRALARNTLLGY, encoded by the coding sequence atGGAGGACGAAGGAGACTACGAGGTCGACTATGAAGTGGACGACACCGTGGAGCTGCCGGCCACGCTGGAGCTGCGGCAGGAGCCTGAGTATGAGCCCGAGCCTGAGCAAGAGCCGGAGCCTGAGCAAGAGAGGGAGCCGGAATTAGAGTTTGAGGGGGAGCAGGAGGCTGAAGAGCCTGAGACAGAACTGGATATCGCTCAGCAGCTGGAGGAGCTGGAACTGAAGCATCACAAGGCCACCAAGAAGCGCTTTGGCTCCAGCTGGAAGCGGCCGCCGACCTTCGTCTACCCCAGCAACTTCGGGTTCGGCGTCAATATGTACCAGTCGATGATCGACTACCTGGACAAGAAGGACAACGGTGAGCGCGTCAACAAGGACGACGTGCACCTGCCGTTGCTGGAGGAGCGCTGCCTCCGCCAGTACGAGGCCGACCGGCCCTTCCGCTGGTATGACAACCACGACATCGACCAGTATATCCACAAGGGTGAGAAGATCCGCACGCAGATCCGCCAGAACGACGCGGTGGGCGTGGGCAACGTGCTGCGTCGCACGCACACCAACTGGTCCATGACGCGCAAATGGATGCAGCTGCTCAAGACATCGCACGTGCTCGATTACCGCAACGCCCACAAAGACGAGTTTGACGCCCTCGCCCGCCGCGCGCCAAGCCGTGGCGGCAGCCCGTTTTACCCGTCCCACACGCCAGGCCCCCTCAAGGCCACCGCCTACCTCAGCCCCACCCTCAAGCCAAAAACGAGCTCTTTGGACGATCTCGCCTCCGGGCTTGCCAGTGTGCTGCTGTCGATGGtgcagagcaggatggagcaggAGCAGATGGTGGCCTCGCGCCGCTCGCGGCTGCGGGAAATCGACGACAGGTTCGACAACACGTTGGACGAAATCTACTCACAAATGCGGCGGATCGGCAGCCGCCCGGAGCCGCCGCCTGTTCGACAACAATTGGATCTAAACGACCTTGACGTGAGTGCGCGAAACAAGATTCGCCGTGCAGAGGAGCTGCGTGACATGCAGGACTACGTCAACGAGCTGACGTCACTCAACAGTGCCCGCAACACGCTGCGCGAGAACATGCGCACCAGCGCTGTGGACCGGGACATTTTGGATCTGGACAGCCGCCTCGAGAATATGAGGAACCTGCAGCAGAGTGAGCGCATGAAGCACGTCTCCAGCGACTACGAGATTGACTTGCTGCGCGCCGAGATCGCCGCACGCCGGGGTTCAACAACTCCCGCCTCGGCGCTGCAGGCTGACAGCTCGTACGGCTTGCCGCCAAGGGGGGGGAGCCGCCCCCTTTACAACCGCCCCGTGCAGCTGTCAGCCATCGACCACCTCTCCTGCAGGCCGCGGGAGATATTTAATCGTGATGACGTGATCTCTGACGTGAGTGCCCGTGTGCTGAAGCGTGCCGGCGAGGTGGGCGGCGAACCCACCGACGAGCAGCGCCGCATCAACAGCCGCGCGCGCTTTGTCAACCTGACGCGGCGCCGCCCCAACACCGGCGACGTGGAGCTGACGGGCCCCTCGTCACGTGTCGAGCGGAACATCGACCATATGGCCCGCTCGCTGGCCTCGCGGGGCACCTGCCAGCGGCGCTACGACGTGGACGACGAGATGGAGCTGCCCTACCAGGGGCCTTTCCCCACCACCCGCATCGACCCAGGCGACTTCTCCGTCTCGAGGCTCCTGGAGCGGCCGCAGTCCCCCAGCGTCAAGGTGCGCGCCGCCAACTCCCGCGCCCTGGCCCGCAACACCCTCCTCGGGTactga